The Neobacillus sp. PS3-34 genome has a window encoding:
- a CDS encoding competence protein CoiA family protein, with the protein MLTAYTKDGKKLCLGNHYKKESLLYFRSREKFHCPACGEPVILKLGDKKIYHFSHLKGGSCQDYFEGETEYHLQGKKQLYQWLRKQKIIAELEFYIKEIRQRPDIIFLLNGQRYALEFQCSQISQEAVSKRTQSYLRNNYIPIWILGAMHFHRKNQHSVVLSKFQYLFLQKKNSEWTIPYYCPENRIFIQTNCLHPYSSKNTIANTSIRKEEKMTLNSLLAPSHSFHVPLNVWKRAIQTVKQNFVHYHNAKSLSFIHEMYQNHLNLFLLPPVLGLPVKDAPYIESSPIVWQSYLYLDYIRHKRPGEILSLAAANQTIQHRIKRKDVALRFLPQAGHSDFRSAVFHYMETLTAIGLLTRKKMGFYQLNKSLEIPNSMCEQQDMENTFYHNYWGIIEKELESRA; encoded by the coding sequence TTGTTGACCGCATATACAAAAGATGGGAAAAAGCTTTGCCTGGGTAATCATTATAAAAAAGAAAGCCTGTTATATTTTCGCAGCAGAGAAAAATTTCACTGTCCTGCCTGTGGTGAACCAGTGATTTTAAAGCTGGGTGACAAAAAAATTTATCATTTTTCCCATTTAAAAGGAGGATCATGTCAGGATTATTTTGAGGGTGAAACAGAATACCATCTGCAGGGTAAAAAGCAGCTATATCAATGGCTGAGAAAACAAAAAATAATTGCCGAGTTAGAGTTCTATATTAAAGAAATCCGCCAGCGCCCAGATATAATATTTTTATTAAATGGACAGAGATATGCTTTGGAATTCCAGTGCTCCCAGATATCGCAGGAGGCTGTTTCCAAGCGGACCCAATCCTATTTGAGGAACAACTATATCCCGATTTGGATACTTGGCGCCATGCATTTTCATCGAAAAAATCAACACTCGGTTGTTTTATCAAAATTCCAGTATTTATTTTTACAGAAAAAAAATTCCGAATGGACAATTCCCTATTATTGTCCTGAAAATCGGATATTTATCCAAACAAATTGCCTTCACCCCTATTCCTCTAAAAATACCATCGCGAATACATCCATCAGAAAAGAAGAAAAAATGACCTTGAATTCCTTGTTAGCCCCTTCTCATAGCTTCCATGTTCCTTTAAATGTGTGGAAAAGAGCGATCCAAACGGTTAAACAGAATTTTGTTCATTACCATAATGCAAAGTCACTGTCATTTATCCATGAAATGTATCAAAACCACTTAAACCTCTTTTTATTGCCGCCTGTTCTTGGACTTCCCGTCAAAGATGCCCCATATATAGAATCTTCACCTATCGTATGGCAATCCTATTTGTATCTTGATTATATTCGCCACAAGAGGCCAGGAGAAATACTCTCGCTTGCTGCTGCGAATCAGACAATCCAGCACCGTATTAAGAGAAAGGATGTTGCTCTCCGTTTCCTGCCGCAAGCAGGCCATTCTGATTTTCGGTCTGCAGTATTTCATTATATGGAAACTCTAACTGCAATTGGATTATTAACTCGTAAAAAAATGGGTTTTTACCAATTGAATAAAAGCTTGGAAATTCCAAATTCTATGTGTGAACAGCAGGACATGGAGAATACTTTTTATCATAATTACTGGGGAATAATAGAGA
- a CDS encoding ABC transporter ATP-binding protein produces the protein MEKLLEVKNLEVSFQTYGGEVKAVRGVSFDLHKGETLAIVGESGSGKSVTSQTIMKLIPMPPGKIKGGQILFNGNDIVPKSERQMEKIRGKEISMIFQDPMTSLNPTMKIGRQITEVLTKHQNMSSSAAKERAIELLRLVGIPMPEKRVNQYPHEFSGGMRQRAMIAIALAANPQLLIADEPTTALDVTIQAQILELMKDLQSKMDTSIIFITHDLGVVANVADRVAVMYAGQIVEMGTVDEIFYDPRHPYTWGLLASMPSLDSDDKSELAAIPGTPPDLTNPPKGDAFAARNPYAMAIDFEEEPPMFQISETHFAKTWLLHPDAPQVEPPESVKKRIRQLSSTFNKPVLVQEGK, from the coding sequence ATGGAAAAATTACTCGAAGTAAAAAATTTAGAAGTCTCATTCCAAACGTATGGGGGAGAAGTAAAAGCAGTCCGGGGAGTTAGCTTTGACCTTCATAAGGGTGAGACTCTTGCAATTGTTGGTGAATCAGGTTCTGGAAAAAGTGTTACCTCACAAACGATAATGAAATTGATTCCAATGCCGCCAGGAAAAATTAAAGGTGGACAAATCCTTTTTAATGGCAATGATATTGTGCCGAAAAGTGAAAGGCAAATGGAAAAGATAAGGGGAAAAGAAATCAGCATGATTTTCCAGGATCCTATGACTTCCCTGAATCCAACGATGAAAATCGGCCGCCAAATCACAGAGGTGCTTACAAAGCATCAGAATATGTCATCATCGGCAGCCAAGGAGCGTGCAATCGAGCTTTTGCGTCTGGTTGGCATTCCAATGCCCGAAAAGCGTGTTAATCAGTATCCGCATGAATTCTCTGGTGGTATGAGGCAGCGTGCGATGATTGCTATTGCGCTGGCTGCAAATCCTCAGCTATTAATCGCGGATGAGCCTACAACTGCATTGGACGTTACCATTCAAGCTCAGATTCTTGAATTGATGAAGGATTTACAATCAAAAATGGATACTTCCATTATCTTCATTACTCATGACCTGGGTGTTGTAGCCAATGTAGCTGACAGAGTTGCCGTTATGTATGCCGGCCAGATTGTTGAGATGGGCACTGTAGACGAGATTTTCTATGATCCGCGCCATCCATACACTTGGGGTTTGCTTGCATCTATGCCAAGCCTTGATAGTGATGACAAATCGGAACTTGCTGCGATTCCTGGTACGCCTCCGGATTTAACGAATCCTCCAAAGGGAGATGCATTTGCAGCCAGAAATCCATATGCAATGGCGATTGATTTTGAAGAAGAACCACCAATGTTCCAAATTTCAGAAACCCATTTTGCAAAGACATGGCTTCTGCATCCAGACGCACCGCAGGTAGAGCCGCCAGAATCAGTTAAAAAGCGGATCCGGCAATTATCCTCTACATTTAATAAGCCTGTATTGGTTCAGGAGGGTAAATAG
- the spxA gene encoding transcriptional regulator SpxA codes for MVTLYTSPSCTSCRKAKSWLEEHEIPYSERNIFSEPLSIDEIKEILRMTEDGTDEIISTRSKTFQKLDVNLEAMPLQNLFELIKDNPGLLRRPIIIDEKRLQVGYNEDEIRRFLPRKVRTFQLREAQRMVN; via the coding sequence ATGGTAACACTATACACTTCACCAAGTTGTACATCATGCCGTAAAGCAAAGTCATGGTTAGAAGAACATGAAATCCCATATTCAGAAAGAAATATTTTTTCTGAACCTTTGTCAATTGATGAAATTAAAGAAATACTTCGTATGACCGAGGATGGAACTGACGAAATTATTTCAACCAGATCGAAGACTTTTCAAAAGCTGGATGTTAATTTAGAAGCAATGCCACTGCAAAATTTATTTGAATTAATTAAAGATAATCCAGGGTTGCTCCGTAGGCCGATCATCATAGATGAAAAGCGTCTGCAGGTAGGATATAACGAAGATGAGATACGTCGATTCCTTCCTAGGAAGGTACGCACATTCCAGCTTCGAGAAGCGCAGCGTATGGTAAATTAG
- the mecA gene encoding adaptor protein MecA has product MEIERINEHTVKFYISYIDIEERGFDREEIWYNRERSEELFWEMMDEVHQEEEFAVEGPLWIQVQALDKGLEVLVTKAQLSKDGQKFELPIPNDKLKDIPVDEKIEELLDQQFNPRSGIQEEDLLEEETLEFLLAFSDFEDILSLSNRMGLDELITKLYHFEGKYYLYAEFPEDVFEEDQIDDILSILLEYGSETQVSIYRIEEYGKEIISEHVFVELRKHFG; this is encoded by the coding sequence ATGGAAATTGAACGTATAAATGAACACACTGTTAAGTTTTATATCTCATATATTGATATAGAGGAAAGAGGATTCGATCGCGAAGAAATATGGTATAACCGTGAGCGGAGCGAAGAGTTATTTTGGGAAATGATGGATGAGGTACATCAGGAAGAGGAATTTGCAGTCGAGGGACCGCTATGGATTCAAGTTCAGGCATTAGATAAAGGCTTGGAAGTACTGGTAACAAAAGCCCAGTTGTCTAAAGATGGACAAAAATTCGAGCTGCCGATACCAAATGACAAATTAAAGGACATTCCTGTTGATGAAAAAATTGAAGAACTTCTGGATCAGCAATTTAATCCGCGTTCCGGCATACAGGAAGAAGATTTATTAGAAGAAGAAACACTCGAATTCCTGCTGGCGTTTAGCGACTTTGAAGATATACTTTCCTTATCGAACCGTATGGGGTTGGATGAGCTGATCACCAAGCTTTATCACTTTGAAGGAAAATACTATCTTTATGCAGAGTTCCCAGAAGATGTTTTTGAAGAAGATCAGATTGATGACATTTTAAGCATTCTTCTAGAGTACGGTTCTGAGACACAGGTTTCAATATACCGAATTGAGGAATATGGAAAAGAAATAATTTCTGAACATGTTTTTGTAGAATTAAGAAAGCATTTTGGTTAA